The Arachis ipaensis cultivar K30076 chromosome B07, Araip1.1, whole genome shotgun sequence genome includes a window with the following:
- the LOC107607151 gene encoding extensin-like produces MSYLYYSPPPPPPTPPSYLYCSPPPPPPEDHHHHHHHVYPPPTVVQPPPSNTNAPPPPPPHTSQPPSPTPPHSSQPPSPTPPHSGQPPSPTPPHSSQPPSTTPPPQTPPNKASPPTPTPSSSPPKPTPSPSPPLPPTQGPTRPPKQPPTPSRGPYSPAPTPKRTPPKGKPPSKSTTPPPSSSLAPSPSKGYVPPGYGSGPLPPPPFSNTSKLSPLSPAGGGGGGGSHHHRTVIAVCVSLGGAFLLGLLVLGVFCLAKKKKKPIPPPPSAAHHHASHYGGGGGGGGGGAAAGYSGGSSQPC; encoded by the coding sequence atgagTTACTTGTATTACTCTCCtccgccaccaccaccaacaccacctAGTTATTTGTACTGTTCTCCGCCACCACCGCCGCCAGAagaccatcaccatcaccaccaccatgtCTATCCCCCTCCAACCGTAGTTCAACCTCCACCTTCAAACACCAatgctccaccaccaccaccacctcataCTAGTCAACCTCCATCACCAACACCGCCTCATTCTAGTCAACCTCCGTCACCAACACCGCCTCATTCTGGTCAACCTCCATCACCAACACCGCCTCATTCTAGTCAACCTCCGTcaacaacaccaccaccacaaacACCTCCGAATAAAGCATCTCCACCTACCCCTACCCCTTCATCATCTCCACCAAAACctacaccatcaccatcaccaccaTTGCCACCAACACAAGGTCCAACACGACCACCGAAACAACCACCAACACCAAGCAGGGGTCCATACTCCCCAGCGCCAACACCAAAAAGAACCCCTCCAAAAGGAAAACCGCCATCAAAGAGCACTACTCCTCCTCCTTCATCATCATTAGCACCATCTCCATCAAAAGGTTACGTTCCTCCAGGTTACGGATCAGgtccactaccaccaccaccattttCCAACACAAGCAAGTTAAGTCCACTCTCACCAGCAGGAGGAGGCGGAGGAGGAGGAAGCCACCACCATAGAACGGTGATTGCAGTGTGCGTGTCACTGGGTGGTGCTTTCTTGCTCGGGCTGCTTGTTCTTGGTGTCTTTTGCTtggcaaagaagaaaaagaaaccgATTCCTCCTCCACCTTCTGCTGCACACCATCACGCCTCCCattatggtggtggtggtggcggcggcggcggcggtgCTGCTGCTGGGTACTCCGGCGGGTCATCACAACCTTGTTGA